The Rhinopithecus roxellana isolate Shanxi Qingling chromosome 14, ASM756505v1, whole genome shotgun sequence genome includes a window with the following:
- the GAL3ST2 gene encoding galactose-3-O-sulfotransferase 2 isoform X2 produces MVSTLGGLQSLSGGQAKGPPVTNIMFLKTHKTASSTVLNILYRFAETHNLSVALPAGLHLHLGYPRLFLARYVEGMEPQQHFNIMCNHLRFNLPEVQKVMPNNTFYFSILRNPVFQLESSFIYYKTYAPAFLRAPSLDAFLASPRTFYNDSRLLKNVYAKNNMWFDFGFDPNAPRKESYVRARIAEVERRFQLVLIAEHLDESLVLLRRRLRWALDDVVAFRINSRSARSVTRLAPKTRERARSWCALDWRLYEHFNRTLWGQLHAELGPRRLRGEVERLRARRRELATLCLQDGGAPKNHTQIRDPRLRPYQSGRADILGYNLRPGLDNQTRRVCERLVMPELQYMARLYALQFPEKPRKDIPFLGA; encoded by the exons CCTGTCTGGGGGCCAGGCCAAGGGGCCGCCAGTGACCAACATCATGTTCCTGAAGACGCACAAGACGGCCAGCAGCACGGTGCTCAACATCCTCTACCGCTTTGCCGAGACCCACAACCTGTCCGTGGCGCTGCCCGCCGGCTTGCACCTCCACCTGGGCTATCCCAGGCTCTTCCTGGCACGCTACGTGGAAGGCATGGAGCCGCAGCAGCACTTCAACATCATGTGCAACCACCTGAGGTTCAACCTGCCTGAG GTGCAGAAAGTCATGCCCAACAACACCTTCTACTTCTCCATCCTGAGGAACCCCGTGTTCCAGCTGGAGTCCTCCTTCATCTACTACAAAACCTACGCCCCCGCCTTCCTGCGCGCCCCGAGCCTGGACGCGTTCCTGGCCTCGCCGCGGACGTTCTACAACGACAGCCGCCTCCTCAAGAACGTCTACGCTAAGAACAACATGTGGTTCGACTTCGGCTTCGACCCCAACGCGCCGCGCAAGGAGAGCTACGTGCGCGCGCGCATCGCGGAGGTGGAGCGGCGCTTCCAGCTGGTGCTTATCGCCGAGCACCTGGACGAGTCCCTGGTGCTGCTGCGGCGCCGGCTGCGCTGGGCGCTGGACGACGTGGTGGCCTTCAGGATCAACTCCCGCAGCGCGCGCTCCGTGACCCGCCTGGCGCCCAAGACCCGGGAGCGCGCGCGGAGCTGGTGCGCGCTGGACTGGCGCCTGTACGAGCATTTCAACCGCACCCTCTGGGGGCAGCTGCACGCCGAGCTGGGGCCGCGGCGGCTGCGCGGGGAGGTGGAGCGGCTGCGCGCCCGGAGGCGCGAACTCGCGACCCTGTGCCTGCAGGACGGCGGCGCGCCCAAGAACCACACGCAGATTAGAGACCCGCGCCTGCGCCCCTACCAGTCCGGCAGGGCGGACATCCTGGGCTACAACCTCCGGCCGGGCCTGGACAACCAGACACGGCGCGTGTGCGAGAGGCTGGTGATGCCTGAGCTCCAGTACATGGCCCGCCTGTACGCCCTGCAGTTCCCGGAGAAGCCCCGCAAGGACATCCCGTTCCTGGGGGCGTAg
- the GAL3ST2 gene encoding galactose-3-O-sulfotransferase 2 isoform X1 translates to MVSTLGGLQRYFRVILLLLLALTLLVLARFHLMDLELVTPLSGGQAKGPPVTNIMFLKTHKTASSTVLNILYRFAETHNLSVALPAGLHLHLGYPRLFLARYVEGMEPQQHFNIMCNHLRFNLPEVQKVMPNNTFYFSILRNPVFQLESSFIYYKTYAPAFLRAPSLDAFLASPRTFYNDSRLLKNVYAKNNMWFDFGFDPNAPRKESYVRARIAEVERRFQLVLIAEHLDESLVLLRRRLRWALDDVVAFRINSRSARSVTRLAPKTRERARSWCALDWRLYEHFNRTLWGQLHAELGPRRLRGEVERLRARRRELATLCLQDGGAPKNHTQIRDPRLRPYQSGRADILGYNLRPGLDNQTRRVCERLVMPELQYMARLYALQFPEKPRKDIPFLGA, encoded by the exons CCTGTCTGGGGGCCAGGCCAAGGGGCCGCCAGTGACCAACATCATGTTCCTGAAGACGCACAAGACGGCCAGCAGCACGGTGCTCAACATCCTCTACCGCTTTGCCGAGACCCACAACCTGTCCGTGGCGCTGCCCGCCGGCTTGCACCTCCACCTGGGCTATCCCAGGCTCTTCCTGGCACGCTACGTGGAAGGCATGGAGCCGCAGCAGCACTTCAACATCATGTGCAACCACCTGAGGTTCAACCTGCCTGAG GTGCAGAAAGTCATGCCCAACAACACCTTCTACTTCTCCATCCTGAGGAACCCCGTGTTCCAGCTGGAGTCCTCCTTCATCTACTACAAAACCTACGCCCCCGCCTTCCTGCGCGCCCCGAGCCTGGACGCGTTCCTGGCCTCGCCGCGGACGTTCTACAACGACAGCCGCCTCCTCAAGAACGTCTACGCTAAGAACAACATGTGGTTCGACTTCGGCTTCGACCCCAACGCGCCGCGCAAGGAGAGCTACGTGCGCGCGCGCATCGCGGAGGTGGAGCGGCGCTTCCAGCTGGTGCTTATCGCCGAGCACCTGGACGAGTCCCTGGTGCTGCTGCGGCGCCGGCTGCGCTGGGCGCTGGACGACGTGGTGGCCTTCAGGATCAACTCCCGCAGCGCGCGCTCCGTGACCCGCCTGGCGCCCAAGACCCGGGAGCGCGCGCGGAGCTGGTGCGCGCTGGACTGGCGCCTGTACGAGCATTTCAACCGCACCCTCTGGGGGCAGCTGCACGCCGAGCTGGGGCCGCGGCGGCTGCGCGGGGAGGTGGAGCGGCTGCGCGCCCGGAGGCGCGAACTCGCGACCCTGTGCCTGCAGGACGGCGGCGCGCCCAAGAACCACACGCAGATTAGAGACCCGCGCCTGCGCCCCTACCAGTCCGGCAGGGCGGACATCCTGGGCTACAACCTCCGGCCGGGCCTGGACAACCAGACACGGCGCGTGTGCGAGAGGCTGGTGATGCCTGAGCTCCAGTACATGGCCCGCCTGTACGCCCTGCAGTTCCCGGAGAAGCCCCGCAAGGACATCCCGTTCCTGGGGGCGTAg